The following coding sequences are from one Thermodesulfobacteriota bacterium window:
- a CDS encoding FAD-dependent oxidoreductase, whose amino-acid sequence MTQFKHLMEPIKIKSMTMPNRIIMPALTVNLALGEINDAAVAYYERRARGGAGLVTVGISPVVPGMVMGLDISDDKFLPGHKRMVDAIHKYDSRASIQLWHPGRYEMTFITGNEAVSASDVAPPIFSKKKPRALSKEEIKGIVEAFGKAAARSKEAGYDCVELIASAGYLISQFMSPSTNLRTDEYGGSLENRARFGKEVIECVRKNVGESYPIFIRMVGDEMVPGGNKLEDMKQFARIWEKAGVDAFNVTAGWHESTDPMITMNVPRGGYVWMAEGIKSALDHAPVAASNRINSAELAEEILASGKADMISMARPLVCDPDLPNKVKQGRPDLIRRCIACMNCMDSLFEGKPVTCALNAEACREQALGDIQPAETKKKVLVIGGGPAGCEAARVAALRGHEVVLMEREDRLGGQLKLASQTPNFGEFALVADYYEAMLKDLGVKIKLGCQADRQTVAAEKPDVIIYAAGATPANPAIKGIDLPNVMHAWEVLAGKPVPGKTVAVIGGGGTGCDVCLHLSHDGKKVVQLEMLDKMGHNIGPGTKWVILQCLNECGIDQISAFAVKEITPDGIVGEVKGEKKTIAADTVVVAIGSRPNNDLAADLKDWPVIVVGDAKQPRKIVYAVHEGYEAARNI is encoded by the coding sequence ATGACACAGTTCAAACATCTGATGGAACCGATCAAGATCAAATCCATGACCATGCCCAACCGCATCATCATGCCGGCCCTGACGGTCAATCTCGCCCTGGGCGAGATCAATGACGCGGCCGTGGCCTATTATGAACGACGGGCCAGGGGGGGCGCGGGCCTGGTTACGGTGGGCATCAGCCCGGTGGTTCCGGGCATGGTCATGGGGCTGGATATTTCCGACGACAAGTTTCTGCCGGGGCACAAACGGATGGTGGACGCCATCCACAAGTATGACTCCAGGGCCAGCATCCAGCTCTGGCACCCGGGCCGCTATGAAATGACCTTTATCACCGGCAACGAGGCGGTCAGCGCCTCGGACGTGGCCCCGCCGATCTTTTCCAAGAAGAAACCCCGGGCCCTCTCCAAGGAAGAAATCAAGGGCATCGTGGAGGCCTTCGGGAAGGCCGCGGCCCGGTCCAAGGAGGCCGGGTACGACTGCGTCGAGCTCATCGCCAGCGCCGGCTACCTCATCAGCCAGTTCATGAGCCCGTCCACCAACCTGCGCACCGACGAGTACGGCGGCAGCCTGGAAAACCGCGCCCGGTTCGGCAAAGAGGTCATCGAATGCGTGCGCAAAAACGTGGGCGAATCCTACCCGATTTTTATCCGCATGGTCGGCGACGAGATGGTTCCCGGCGGCAACAAGCTGGAAGACATGAAGCAGTTCGCCCGCATCTGGGAAAAGGCCGGGGTGGACGCCTTCAACGTCACCGCCGGCTGGCATGAATCCACGGACCCCATGATCACCATGAACGTGCCCCGGGGCGGGTACGTATGGATGGCCGAAGGCATCAAGAGCGCCCTGGACCACGCGCCCGTGGCCGCCTCCAATCGCATCAACAGCGCCGAACTGGCCGAAGAGATCCTGGCCTCGGGCAAGGCCGACATGATCAGTATGGCCCGGCCCCTGGTGTGCGACCCGGACCTGCCCAACAAGGTCAAGCAGGGCCGGCCGGACCTGATCCGCCGCTGCATCGCCTGCATGAACTGCATGGACAGCCTCTTTGAAGGCAAGCCGGTCACCTGCGCCCTGAACGCCGAGGCCTGCCGCGAGCAGGCCCTGGGCGACATCCAGCCGGCGGAAACGAAAAAGAAAGTGCTGGTCATCGGCGGCGGCCCGGCGGGATGCGAGGCCGCCCGGGTGGCCGCCCTGCGCGGGCATGAGGTGGTTCTGATGGAAAGGGAAGACCGCCTCGGCGGGCAGTTGAAGCTGGCCTCTCAGACGCCCAATTTCGGTGAGTTCGCCCTGGTGGCCGATTATTATGAGGCCATGCTCAAGGACCTGGGCGTGAAGATCAAACTCGGCTGCCAGGCCGACCGCCAGACCGTGGCCGCGGAAAAGCCGGATGTCATCATTTATGCCGCCGGCGCCACGCCGGCCAATCCGGCCATCAAGGGCATCGATCTGCCCAACGTCATGCACGCCTGGGAGGTGCTGGCCGGCAAACCCGTCCCCGGCAAAACCGTGGCGGTCATCGGCGGCGGCGGCACGGGTTGCGACGTCTGCCTGCACCTGTCCCATGACGGCAAGAAGGTGGTCCAGCTGGAAATGCTCGACAAGATGGGCCACAACATCGGCCCGGGCACCAAGTGGGTCATCCTGCAATGCCTGAATGAATGCGGCATCGATCAGATCAGCGCCTTTGCCGTCAAGGAGATTACTCCCGACGGCATCGTCGGCGAGGTCAAAGGGGAGAAGAAGACCATTGCCGCCGATACGGTTGTCGTCGCCATCGGCTCCCGGCCCAACAATGACCTGGCGGCCGATCTGAAAGACTGGCCGGTGATCGTGGTCGGCGATGCCAAGCAGCCGCGGAAGATCGTCTACGCCGTGCATGAGGGGTATGAAGCGGCCCGCAATATTTAA
- a CDS encoding porin produces MKKYLFVCFCLAAQLVFFIPMVTAGPKAAPEIERSSLFQWEDFRGPETEWEYWNIHFGGQLAADAVLYDQDNTKDAGVRWETVNLLLTGICEDKFHFHLEPDLLGIDTENNLYEAWGGWDITPALHLRVGQIKVALNTEFATRPENLPSIDYGFSSYLDGRYDPGVQIDGLLLDNAFWYQGSATVGAGFDLDGKRRSDPQASIRAVLFPAHNIDSDLVKGSFVGLGFAWSPDYEDEIFLQTPLRSTVFTTPDLHGDEFQCLHLEAGWYSGAFRAGAERVTGEIDDVRVGRGMTEDMDQLTSWTAFASWNITGEKMRWSRGRWLPPRLDGRRQPAFEWLETADIPGCLELAVRYSNADIDRGLFDGGITTYDPSTQEVRTATINLNWYPRPGLKVIAGWIKTIADDELSTLGGSNRDSSAIIRTILTL; encoded by the coding sequence ATGAAAAAATATCTTTTTGTCTGTTTCTGCCTGGCGGCGCAACTGGTTTTTTTTATACCGATGGTAACCGCCGGGCCTAAAGCGGCCCCGGAAATTGAACGGTCGTCACTTTTTCAGTGGGAGGATTTCCGGGGACCGGAAACGGAATGGGAATACTGGAACATTCATTTCGGCGGCCAACTGGCAGCGGACGCCGTTCTGTATGACCAGGATAATACCAAGGACGCCGGCGTCAGATGGGAGACTGTTAACCTGCTGCTGACCGGGATCTGCGAAGACAAATTCCATTTTCATCTGGAGCCCGACCTTCTGGGCATTGACACGGAGAACAATCTGTACGAGGCCTGGGGCGGGTGGGATATCACCCCGGCCCTGCACCTTAGAGTCGGACAGATCAAAGTGGCCTTGAATACCGAATTCGCCACCCGTCCGGAAAACCTGCCTTCCATCGATTACGGCTTCAGCTCCTACCTGGACGGCCGCTACGACCCGGGGGTCCAGATTGACGGGCTGCTTCTGGACAACGCCTTCTGGTATCAGGGGTCCGCCACGGTCGGTGCGGGATTCGACCTGGACGGCAAGCGCCGATCAGATCCGCAGGCGTCCATCCGGGCAGTCCTCTTTCCGGCTCACAATATTGATTCCGATCTTGTTAAAGGAAGCTTCGTCGGCCTGGGATTTGCCTGGAGCCCGGATTATGAGGACGAAATCTTCCTGCAGACCCCCCTGCGGTCCACTGTCTTCACGACACCGGACCTGCACGGAGACGAGTTCCAATGCCTGCATCTTGAAGCCGGCTGGTACAGCGGCGCTTTCCGCGCGGGCGCCGAGCGCGTGACCGGTGAGATTGACGATGTCCGCGTCGGCCGCGGCATGACGGAGGACATGGATCAACTGACCTCATGGACCGCTTTTGCCTCTTGGAACATCACCGGCGAAAAAATGCGCTGGTCCCGGGGAAGGTGGCTGCCGCCCCGGCTTGACGGCCGGAGACAGCCGGCTTTTGAATGGCTGGAAACGGCAGATATTCCGGGGTGCCTGGAACTGGCGGTGCGCTATTCCAACGCCGACATTGACCGCGGTCTGTTTGACGGCGGCATCACCACCTATGACCCCTCCACCCAGGAGGTCCGGACGGCGACGATCAACCTGAACTGGTATCCGCGGCCCGGATTGAAGGTCATCGCGGGATGGATCAAGACCATCGCCGACGATGAACTGTCTACCCTGGGAGGAAGCAACCGGGATTCTTCCGCGATCATACGAACGATTCTCACGCTTTAA
- a CDS encoding S8 family serine peptidase: MKKHVRTSILILICFSVLTGARPAWSEAVSLTKNNVWLMPVLKEGAVAWPCRVVVWFDKQFLEDGGAYRRKTEEFAGWKRSDMRRRVVSDLKRLNDDAWSVAGTGIEGLVRQKKIDQVHRHWIINGFSCRVSNAGALKELTAVPGVSKIFARVDNVPIRAAAGEGSFYPAVSQTPFQPETVTFPWYAEKLGADRVWREFGVFGQQTITVIHDSNFVMTAGLTAGLYRKPGEIPANGKDDDGNGLADDVHGFNFDQGNANLTPLGDFGGTRDIGEPLHGFLCASIICGSGQGDKPWVPGIAPRGQWAGVIGHGNIEDGVEWAAEIGADTYNMSFSLPGFGQYRTHWRKIMEQGAFCGLVFVSGAGNFARAGSRNYAPVPVQMRVPEDIPDAVISAAGVRQDLVRPPFSSQGPVQWQTDYYREGKVGKPDVVTFNTDLPVVMPDGVIRPQGVSGNSFAGAMLSGAVALILSADPDILPWDLRDIILDTAKDIDPFGFDYQTGHGLVDCHRAVQEVRQRKALPAPAQAQ; encoded by the coding sequence ATGAAAAAGCATGTGCGGACGTCAATATTGATTTTGATCTGCTTTTCTGTGCTGACCGGTGCCCGCCCGGCCTGGTCTGAAGCGGTGTCCCTGACGAAAAATAACGTCTGGCTGATGCCGGTGTTGAAGGAAGGCGCGGTCGCCTGGCCCTGCCGGGTGGTGGTCTGGTTTGACAAACAGTTTCTGGAGGACGGCGGCGCTTATCGGCGCAAGACGGAAGAATTCGCCGGCTGGAAACGAAGCGACATGCGTCGCCGGGTCGTGTCCGATCTGAAACGACTCAATGACGACGCCTGGAGCGTTGCCGGGACCGGAATCGAGGGCCTGGTCCGGCAGAAAAAGATTGACCAGGTCCACCGGCACTGGATCATCAACGGCTTCAGTTGCCGGGTGAGCAATGCCGGCGCCTTGAAGGAATTGACCGCTGTTCCCGGAGTCAGCAAGATATTTGCCCGGGTGGACAACGTTCCTATCCGGGCGGCCGCGGGAGAAGGGTCTTTTTATCCCGCCGTTTCGCAGACGCCGTTTCAGCCGGAGACCGTTACCTTCCCCTGGTATGCGGAAAAACTGGGAGCGGACCGGGTCTGGAGGGAATTTGGCGTTTTCGGCCAGCAGACCATTACGGTCATTCATGACAGCAACTTTGTGATGACCGCGGGGTTGACCGCCGGCCTTTACCGTAAACCCGGGGAAATTCCGGCCAATGGAAAGGATGATGACGGCAACGGCCTGGCCGATGATGTTCACGGATTTAATTTCGATCAGGGCAACGCCAACCTGACGCCCCTTGGCGATTTCGGCGGTACAAGAGATATCGGAGAACCCCTGCATGGCTTTTTGTGCGCCTCGATCATATGCGGCTCCGGACAGGGTGACAAGCCCTGGGTGCCGGGCATCGCTCCCCGGGGGCAGTGGGCCGGCGTGATCGGCCATGGCAATATTGAGGATGGAGTGGAATGGGCGGCGGAGATAGGCGCCGATACATACAACATGAGTTTTTCTCTGCCCGGATTCGGACAGTACCGCACACACTGGCGCAAGATTATGGAGCAGGGCGCTTTCTGCGGACTTGTTTTTGTTTCCGGTGCCGGCAATTTCGCCCGGGCGGGCAGCCGCAATTACGCGCCGGTTCCGGTTCAAATGCGCGTTCCCGAAGATATCCCGGACGCGGTCATTTCGGCCGCGGGTGTCCGGCAGGATCTGGTCCGGCCGCCGTTTTCCAGCCAGGGACCGGTGCAGTGGCAGACCGATTATTACCGGGAAGGGAAGGTGGGCAAGCCGGATGTCGTCACGTTCAATACCGATCTGCCGGTAGTGATGCCGGACGGCGTTATCCGGCCCCAGGGGGTTTCCGGAAATTCCTTTGCCGGCGCCATGTTAAGCGGCGCCGTGGCGCTGATCCTGTCGGCGGACCCGGACATTCTTCCCTGGGACCTGCGGGACATCATCCTCGATACGGCCAAAGACATCGACCCGTTCGGCTTTGATTACCAGACCGGACATGGCCTGGTCGATTGCCATCGGGCGGTGCAGGAAGTACGGCAGAGAAAAGCCTTACCCGCTCCTGCTCAGGCCCAGTGA
- a CDS encoding HlyD family type I secretion periplasmic adaptor subunit has product MNEKKIENGLIKSGSGAETARELVPVDRLPEEQSWMDEAAVVEEVVGRAPRYFLMLLVGTCLLFFIWAAFGKLDIFSMAQGEVVPSTKVKSVQHLEGGIVQRILVREGERVKKDEPLVELQTTASDADVRELNLRIKSLEIEGIRLSTEFAGRSELTFNSELAKDYPELVKQAKDLFRARRERLRLEQERQKQLVNQSRQQMDEIEARLRNQKEKLTLLQEQISISEELLKDDLTNRYTHLELLKEENTLKSAIEENEAAYNQAETALKMEEVRLNGILSAYNEEVQTALDENRGQYDGYLERLKKFDDNLQRTVLRAPVDGIIKTLYLVTEGGVIRPGETVLDIVPEGDLLIVEARLPTQDIGYIHAGQKAVIKLTTADARRFGNINGEVVHISPDTLVTDKGQPYYSARVATEESCFKSSGGDAYCLYPGMTVLVNIHTGQRTVLEYLLSPFFASMDSALTER; this is encoded by the coding sequence ATGAACGAAAAGAAAATAGAAAACGGGCTTATTAAAAGCGGATCCGGTGCAGAGACCGCACGAGAGCTGGTTCCGGTGGACAGATTACCGGAAGAGCAGTCCTGGATGGATGAGGCCGCTGTTGTCGAAGAGGTGGTCGGTCGGGCTCCCCGCTATTTTCTGATGCTTCTGGTCGGTACGTGCCTGCTTTTTTTTATCTGGGCCGCTTTCGGCAAGCTGGATATTTTCAGCATGGCCCAGGGAGAGGTGGTCCCATCAACCAAGGTCAAGAGCGTTCAGCACCTGGAGGGAGGCATCGTCCAGCGGATCCTGGTCCGGGAGGGGGAGCGGGTCAAAAAGGACGAGCCGCTGGTGGAGCTCCAGACCACAGCCAGTGACGCTGATGTCCGGGAGTTGAATCTCCGCATCAAATCACTGGAAATCGAAGGCATCCGCCTGTCAACGGAGTTTGCCGGACGGAGCGAGTTGACGTTCAATTCTGAACTGGCGAAAGATTATCCGGAACTGGTCAAGCAGGCCAAAGACCTGTTCCGGGCCCGGCGGGAGCGGCTCCGCCTGGAGCAGGAGCGTCAGAAGCAGCTGGTCAACCAGAGCCGGCAGCAGATGGATGAGATCGAGGCCCGCCTGCGCAACCAGAAGGAAAAACTGACGCTTCTTCAGGAGCAGATCAGCATCAGCGAAGAACTGCTCAAGGATGATCTGACCAATCGCTACACCCATCTGGAACTGCTCAAGGAAGAAAATACCCTCAAGAGCGCCATTGAAGAAAATGAGGCGGCCTATAATCAGGCTGAAACAGCCCTGAAAATGGAGGAGGTGCGGTTAAACGGCATTCTCTCGGCTTACAACGAGGAGGTGCAGACCGCCCTGGATGAGAACCGCGGGCAGTACGACGGGTACCTGGAACGGTTAAAGAAGTTCGATGACAACCTGCAGCGAACGGTTCTGCGGGCGCCGGTGGACGGCATCATCAAAACCCTGTACCTGGTAACGGAAGGCGGGGTCATCCGGCCGGGTGAGACGGTGCTGGATATCGTCCCGGAAGGGGACCTCCTTATCGTGGAAGCCCGCCTGCCCACCCAGGATATCGGCTACATCCATGCCGGGCAGAAAGCGGTCATCAAGCTGACCACGGCCGATGCCAGGCGGTTCGGTAATATCAACGGCGAGGTGGTACACATCAGCCCGGACACCCTGGTCACGGACAAGGGTCAGCCCTACTACAGCGCCCGCGTCGCCACCGAGGAATCCTGCTTCAAAAGCAGCGGAGGGGACGCCTACTGCCTTTATCCGGGAATGACCGTTCTGGTCAACATTCACACCGGCCAGCGGACCGTGCTCGAATATCTGCTTTCCCCGTTCTTCGCGTCCATGGACAGCGCCCTGACGGAACGATAA
- a CDS encoding ATP-binding cassette domain-containing protein — translation MRELFNRLKASPRLALELLLASFFISLLALATSMFVILVLNRYVAHGVSSTLYTLTAGVILAIIMEFAFRQVRLKLAEGISLGPDARLAGGAFASLTSARMSAIEKMPPGMRREVMAGLSAVQHAYSPDNISTIMDMVFAFFYIIVLFVMDYRIGAIASGFILVMFVFALVSHNLLGSPTQDLNQAAVRSNSLVGSAIMATDAIRSFNAARFLKEMWGRQQALANRLRRVLTTRQGLFQSISTSIASLMTVTIIAVGAMLVVSGKMSVGVMIGFNILAARALAPISRFALLGSVFAKAQQSLDLLDKFTHLPREATRGTALRHFSGRLEIKDLTFWFPGSSGPLFESITVNLTPGRVLLITGDNGAGKTSLARILLGLLEPTRGQIFADGLDIRQMLPEWWRRQIIYLPQEPVFFDGTIRENLMTQRPDMNDQMLQQIVGRAGLNRFLDQSPDGLETMLANGGMNLAVGIRRRLALARALVSDGMLAVFDEPVGGLDNEGITVVSNVMRDLLKSGRALVVCSHNPNILQASGFRLDLNRKPIPELTPFTMERPAIPDKRP, via the coding sequence ATGCGTGAACTCTTCAACCGGCTGAAAGCGTCGCCGCGGCTGGCGCTGGAACTGCTGCTGGCGTCTTTTTTTATCAGCCTGCTGGCTCTTGCTACATCCATGTTTGTCATCCTGGTGCTCAACCGTTATGTCGCCCACGGCGTGAGCAGCACCCTTTACACCCTTACAGCAGGCGTGATCCTGGCCATAATTATGGAGTTCGCCTTCAGGCAGGTGCGGCTGAAACTGGCTGAAGGCATCAGCCTGGGGCCCGACGCCCGGCTGGCCGGCGGGGCCTTTGCCTCCCTGACGTCCGCCCGCATGAGCGCCATCGAGAAGATGCCGCCGGGCATGCGGCGGGAGGTCATGGCCGGGCTGTCGGCCGTTCAGCATGCCTACAGTCCGGACAACATATCCACCATCATGGATATGGTTTTCGCTTTTTTTTATATCATCGTCCTGTTCGTGATGGATTACCGTATCGGCGCCATTGCCAGCGGGTTTATCCTGGTCATGTTTGTTTTTGCCCTGGTCAGCCACAACCTCCTGGGCAGCCCCACCCAGGATCTTAACCAGGCGGCCGTGCGCAGTAATTCCCTGGTGGGCTCGGCCATCATGGCCACGGACGCCATCCGGAGCTTTAACGCCGCCCGGTTTCTAAAGGAGATGTGGGGCAGGCAGCAGGCACTGGCCAATCGCCTGCGCAGGGTCCTGACGACCCGGCAGGGGCTTTTTCAGTCCATCAGCACCAGCATCGCCTCCCTTATGACCGTGACCATAATTGCGGTGGGCGCCATGCTGGTTGTCTCCGGCAAGATGTCCGTGGGCGTTATGATCGGGTTTAATATCCTGGCCGCCCGGGCGCTGGCGCCCATCAGCCGGTTTGCCCTGCTGGGGTCGGTTTTTGCCAAGGCCCAGCAGTCGCTTGACCTGCTGGACAAGTTTACCCATCTGCCCCGGGAAGCCACCCGTGGTACCGCCCTGCGCCATTTCAGCGGCCGGTTGGAGATAAAGGACCTGACCTTCTGGTTTCCCGGTTCGTCCGGGCCGCTGTTTGAGTCCATTACCGTCAATCTGACACCCGGAAGGGTTCTGCTGATTACCGGCGATAACGGCGCCGGAAAGACCTCCCTGGCCAGGATTCTGCTGGGGCTGCTGGAGCCGACCCGGGGGCAGATTTTTGCCGACGGCCTGGATATCCGCCAGATGCTGCCCGAATGGTGGCGCCGGCAGATCATTTACCTTCCCCAGGAGCCGGTTTTTTTTGACGGCACCATCCGTGAAAACCTGATGACACAGCGACCGGACATGAACGACCAGATGCTGCAACAGATTGTCGGCCGGGCCGGGTTGAACCGTTTTCTGGATCAGAGCCCGGACGGCCTGGAGACCATGCTGGCCAACGGCGGCATGAACCTGGCCGTGGGCATCCGCCGCCGTCTGGCCCTGGCCCGGGCCCTGGTTTCCGACGGCATGCTGGCGGTGTTCGACGAGCCGGTGGGCGGGCTGGATAACGAGGGAATCACGGTCGTGTCCAATGTCATGCGGGATCTTCTCAAAAGCGGTCGGGCCCTGGTGGTCTGTTCCCACAACCCCAACATTCTTCAGGCCAGCGGGTTCCGTCTGGATTTGAACAGGAAACCGATTCCCGAGTTGACGCCGTTTACCATGGAGAGGCCGGCCATTCCGGATAAGAGGCCATGA
- a CDS encoding sulfotransferase, whose amino-acid sequence MAIMEQDVAMAMQHINFNRLKEAEDLCNPLLKSHPLEPQVLHAAGLIKYKRMDYRGAIELLSKAVQIDKRNPLYFGNLGEAYRRNRQFDKAMEAFEEAIAQMPEFLMGHLGIANTLRDQGKFKEATARFRLSLAINPTFAPAYHYLGLTFVDQERLKEAIPLLRKAAALRPGYIEAQLSLANTLERDGQSEEALELYRSVLEKMPNHVGIINNIGSILKNMGHIDEAITHFEKALALDPDHVSSYYNLSRARVGSNNEELARMEKMVNDDRLNAEQQCSMHFSLGKLHDDLGNYDKAFYHFKRGNEMDTREKPFDPKLHSFAVDRMMAIFNKEFFAGRRGFGSESTLPVFVLGMPRSGTTLVEQTLASHPEVYGAGELNNIGQIIGALQAVQGRMAAYPECATLVDAITACQLGEEYVNYLRTVGGTAKRVTDKMPGNFINLGFIALLLPNAKIIHCHREPLDTCLSCYFQHFAMVMPFSRDLTFLGSYYRDYTRIMKHWHQVLPQKIFDVRYEDMVADHEGMSRKLIEFIGLEWDEACLNFYKTERTVKTASNWQVRQPVYTSSMARWKHYEKFIGPLREALGEAQSEESLKRD is encoded by the coding sequence ATGGCGATAATGGAACAGGATGTGGCGATGGCCATGCAGCACATCAATTTCAACCGCTTAAAAGAAGCCGAGGATTTGTGCAACCCCCTGCTGAAGAGCCATCCCCTGGAGCCGCAGGTTTTGCACGCCGCGGGGCTCATCAAATACAAGCGGATGGATTACCGGGGGGCCATTGAACTGCTTTCCAAGGCGGTCCAGATCGACAAGAGAAATCCGCTTTATTTCGGCAACCTGGGAGAAGCCTATCGCCGCAATCGTCAGTTCGACAAGGCCATGGAAGCCTTTGAAGAGGCCATCGCCCAGATGCCGGAGTTTCTCATGGGTCACCTGGGCATTGCCAATACCTTGCGGGATCAGGGCAAATTCAAGGAGGCCACGGCCCGGTTCCGCCTGTCCCTGGCCATCAACCCGACGTTTGCCCCGGCCTATCATTACCTGGGGTTGACTTTCGTGGACCAGGAGCGGCTCAAGGAAGCGATCCCTTTGTTGCGGAAAGCCGCTGCCTTGAGGCCGGGCTACATCGAGGCCCAGCTCAGTCTGGCCAACACGCTGGAGCGGGACGGACAGTCCGAGGAAGCCCTGGAATTATACCGCAGCGTCCTTGAAAAAATGCCCAACCACGTGGGCATTATCAACAATATCGGCAGCATTCTCAAAAATATGGGCCATATCGACGAGGCCATCACCCATTTTGAAAAAGCCCTGGCCCTGGACCCTGACCATGTGTCGTCCTATTACAACCTGTCCCGGGCTCGGGTGGGATCAAACAACGAAGAACTGGCCCGCATGGAAAAGATGGTCAATGATGACCGCCTCAATGCCGAGCAGCAGTGCAGCATGCATTTTTCCCTGGGAAAACTTCACGATGACCTGGGTAACTACGACAAGGCCTTTTATCATTTCAAGCGCGGCAATGAGATGGACACCCGGGAAAAGCCGTTTGACCCCAAGCTGCACAGTTTTGCCGTTGACCGCATGATGGCTATATTCAACAAGGAGTTTTTTGCCGGCCGGCGGGGTTTCGGCAGTGAATCCACTCTGCCGGTATTCGTGCTGGGCATGCCCCGGTCCGGAACCACCCTGGTGGAGCAGACCCTGGCCAGCCACCCGGAGGTGTACGGCGCCGGTGAACTCAACAACATCGGCCAGATCATAGGCGCCCTGCAGGCGGTTCAGGGCCGGATGGCCGCCTACCCCGAATGCGCCACCCTGGTCGACGCCATCACCGCCTGCCAGCTGGGCGAAGAGTACGTCAACTATCTGCGCACCGTAGGCGGAACGGCCAAACGGGTGACCGACAAGATGCCGGGAAATTTCATCAACCTGGGATTCATCGCCCTGCTGCTGCCCAACGCCAAAATCATCCATTGCCACCGGGAGCCCCTGGACACCTGCCTGTCCTGCTATTTTCAGCACTTTGCCATGGTCATGCCGTTTTCCCGGGACCTGACGTTTCTGGGAAGTTATTACCGCGATTACACGCGGATCATGAAGCACTGGCATCAGGTGCTGCCGCAGAAGATTTTTGACGTCCGCTATGAAGATATGGTCGCCGACCACGAGGGCATGAGCCGCAAGCTGATCGAATTCATCGGCCTGGAATGGGATGAGGCCTGCCTGAATTTTTACAAGACCGAACGGACGGTGAAGACCGCCAGTAACTGGCAGGTGCGGCAGCCGGTGTATACCAGTTCCATGGCCCGCTGGAAACATTACGAGAAGTTTATCGGCCCCCTGCGGGAAGCCCTGGGAGAAGCCCAGTCGGAAGAGTCATTGAAACGGGATTAG